TGCAAACAACAAGGAGGGGCTTATGTAATGACAGGGCCACAggaaataatacaatataaatatactaCAAAGAATATGTGGTTTTTGGCCAGTGAGCAGGTCAAAtgggagttgtttttttctatcaatGACACATtgaacaatattaatattgtgttATTCACGTGCATTaaagaataatgaataatgaaactTTATGTGATACATCCCGGCATTCCCCTGAaggtaatgttttttgtttctttcgtTCATGTTTCATATTTCCTGTCTTATTGTGAAACTTACCTCGGCTCTCGTTTCAGatcacttcacttcctgcacctgtgtgttttccctccagtctTGATTGTATGCCCCGCCCTCattagattcacctgtgtcttgttgtcGCCCTCCACCTCATGTGTATATAAGCTGTGTTCCCTTCACCTTCTCTACCACTTTGTCTTTCTACCTCTGTGTCAAACAgttcagctttttattttttgcaattCGTTGCGAttggttttcctgttttttatttttattttttattattaactgaTGCTTGTTTACTGACTTCTGCTTTTTCCTTGacatttttggatttgtttgcctGAGCTGATTGATGTTTGTGTACCAAACCAGTGTTTTGAGATCAGTAAAGTCTTAACCGATGTGATGATGTGAAGTCAAGTAAACCTTAAAACACAATCTGATGGGTTTTGTGTGCTGCTGGTTCCACATATGTGTGAATAAAGATGACTGCATGTTGCATGTGGTTGTGGCGTTTTACATGTAGTCTGGTTTTGTGCACGGCAGAATCTCGGGTTTGTGAGAAAGTGCCTTTTTTTAGCGGGTTGTGTTCCCTCCACTGAGAAGTGCACTCTCAGATCAATGTTTGTGGTTGAAAACACAGTCTATATATACACTTCATATATTGTCATTAGAAAAACTGTTTTGTTGAGATTACAGCAAGGTGAGGGGTTAGAAACTGAGGTCACGTCATACAATCATGTCATCGTAGAATCATATGCAAAGCTAAAAGTATTTCATGGTAATCGTAGCCACAGACATAAAGCAACAATAATGTGAACATGCATGTTTAACAGTGATACAGTTACAAGGTGTCCAGCTCTACTGTATTACAacagagtaaacacacacagtccaggTGTCGTCCGCCTCTCTCACAAGTCTCTTCAGGGCGTCTTCATTCTGGTGAGTCTGGGTATGAGAAACAGGAAATCACAATGTCCACAAGTGTTAGTGCtgcaaaaaatatgtttaaatatgaacaacatGGCTCATTTTTAAAGGAGAAatacctttgtgtgtgttttggaggaCTGTGAGCGCATGGCATGAGAATCTAAAAACAgaatgactttttaaatgtcattacgGTTTTATGGGAATgggttaaaaacaaatgttagaaTTCAAAGTACCTGCACTGGAGCTGTTGTTTCTCTTGTTAATGATGCAGATTGAGAAAGCCAGTAAAACACTCAGCAGGGTGGAGACTGCTGAATATACGAGTAAATCATGATTGACCTCATCTGTGCAGAATCAAACAGAGACAACGAAGATTTTAATTTCAGCTCTGCCGCAactattttacaacatttgcAAGAAAAGAACTTACCCTTAAAGTCCAGTTTGGTCCCGTTCCCAAACAGTATATGTCCACATGCGGCGACAGCACAGTAGTAGGTCCCAGCATGAGAGAGATTCACACTGTTCATTGGTAATTTGtagacacaggtgtgtgtttgagtgttgggtttcctctcacactgaTCACTTCTGTTTCCTTTGGTGTAAATGGTTCCATGGTGAGGTTCTTGAGAGTTCTTGAGCCAGTAAACGCTGTGTTCTCCTCCAGCACATGCTCCTGTGTGAACTGTACAGTTGAGAGTGACAGAATCTCCTGGCTGAAGTCTTTGTGACTCTGACTGATGGACCAGAGGGTGAAGATTCCACCTTGAACCCTCCACACTCACAGTGATGACTTCTTTAAATTCAAACCAAACTGACCGAACGCTTACACAAAAGTAAGTCGCTGAGTCTGAAAGTTGAACATCAGAAATGTTTAAGTGATTCAAACCAGCATCAGTTTGAAGTGAGACGCGTGGATTTTGTCTAAACTCATTATAAAAAGTGTGCATTTTGCCAGTATTTTGTACAACACAGATAAGCTGTGGCTTCTGACCCAGTGTTTGCTTGTACCAGTGAAGTTTAAAATCATCTCTGGTgaataaacatgacaaagtcACGTTGTCACCAACATTAGCTGATATAAATCCAATGTCTTGATGAGCAGTTGTGGACAGAACAAGATGGTTCATCTCAGCTGAAGAAAAGGACGAGAAAAgacaatttaatatttaaaaaaaaaaaacataatctagAAACAttaattttataatttaataattaataattaaacgTTAATTTCAAACATGTTCAACATTTACAATTACAACACATTTCCAAGTCAATTTATAGGCTACTATAGGCtatcccatcaccaaatatttacttttgtatttttaagagGGGTTCATTTTTGTGTCTATATCCTGTGTTTTTTATCTATCTGATGGCCTTTTTCTgcgttatatatatatatatatatatatatatatatatatatatatatatatatatatatatacacatatcgGTTGAATATATATCGGTGTAGAGGTGTGTTTTTCCCCACACCTTGAATATATATCGGTGTAGAGGTGTGTTTTTCCCCACACCTCTATACAGTAACTCAAATATGGTcatgaaaaatataatttatatagcgctttctGATTTagaaaatgccttgttttcCCCAGGACGGCAATGCTCCATGCCAACTTCCCCCAAACatctttaatgtgtgtgtgatgtttgatGTGAAATTTAATTTACTCTTTCTAAATTTTCATTATCAATGCACAGTTTTACTCTTAtatttcttgtttgtttcccaaacaacattaaattaGCTTTGCTTAAATTTAAGAACaatttatttatgtcaaatcttttttttaagtgtatttattcCATCTGTGACCACCTCCAAAAGCTGCTGCAATTCCACACCGGAACAGAAAAAAACgaaatgttttgtaatttatttgtaCAAATCCTTCCGTTAATTATGTTGCTCTTAACCAGTCCAAAACAATACCTCGGAAACCATATTTCCATATGTCCATTTTCCTCATCAATGTATCATGATTTACAATGTTAAATGCTTATCTAAAAACCTCTTTGTTTGTTCTTAAAGCCTTTGACAAAATCATACATTTCCACTTCCACTGCTCTTAAAAGCATGGAGCTTTTGTTTCTCTAAAACAACATAATCTGCAGCGTCTCTTTCCGTCCCATCAACATTTCTCGCCTCGGCCAGCTTTGGtccaacatttacaaaaaatgcactaaattaaatattttatatttattttgcttcaattgttcttttttattttcatgaattcAATGTTTGCAGGCATTTTGTAGTCCTTTACTCCTCCATGGTCTTTCtgtatcattttgttttctgtgatattttatgactggacatgttttaaatatctTGTATCTTGTAAATATCATGTTTCATATGCTttgttaacttcattttcttcatataTGATATTCCAATTTTGCTTTAATAGTTCAGCTTCCTCtctgttctattttttttatacacaaagtcattcacacacaatgttatattacatttataagATGCAAAAAGTGTTATATGTTCACTAATATCACAGATTAATAAGGCCCTTTTTATATTATTCTCGATCACGTTTGTAAATATATTATCTACTGTGATCTTATTCTAGTCGGTCTTGTTATCAGGAGAAATCAACACATGATGTTCATGGAATCAATAAATTCATAAAGTCTGCACAAATAATCATCACTTTCTGGTGTGAATTAGTAAATAATCCCTCCATGCTGTTGTTAAAATTTTAAATCTTGGATCCTCACTTCATTAAATTAGTCATCCTTCTCACTCTTTTGTATGTTAAGCTTTTGTGAATATCCAGTGCCGCAccaccacataaaaaaaaacaaaaaacaaaaaacaaacaactcacCCATTTTCCCCAAGAGCAAATACACCACTAAAATAGCAAAGTTTGGAGATGTCATCATGTTGAATTTGTCGTGTAGAGTGACACAAtactctttcctctctgcagaGAGGAAAGATGAAGGCATTGGCTGACAAGACAACACTGGTCACATgttcactttttttgtctctcaacAGGAATCACATGGTGAAGGAAGCTCTTCAAAATCatataaaataactgaaaaatacaAGTCTGTACATTGGAGAAGAATGTGGGATTGAGAACAAATCAGATTAGTCCACATGACCGTGAACCAGTACATGCTgttaaaaataagtaaataatattttatcTTAGCAATTTACTCTATATGTCTTTAGAGTTTGTGGatgcacacacatccatacacaGCTCGACGTGTCACATCAGCAATGAAGTTGCGGTATGGCTTTAAGTTGCTGTGGTAATTTTAGAGCTGAGGTTGTGGCATTTGTccacactgaaaatgtttgtggTGTAAAGGTGAATTGGTAAATGTGGTGTATTTTTACCCATGAATTACAAATGAACAATATTCCACATAACAGATTGTTATGTCTCGTCaaatatgttaatgttaatcatgtttagtgtttcatgttttgtccTGTCTTGATTCGTTCATGTTGGTCCTTTATGTTTAGGTAAAGCCACTCATGTCCAGACTTgtcatgcacttcctgttttattttgtcctcttctttctcctctgttttcagatCCTGACTTCCACCCTTTGTGTGATTTTCCCTCCGTTGAGATTGCTAACCCCGCCCCTcattggtttcacctgtgttcccGTACCTCATGTGTAAATAGTCCTCGTCTCCCTTGGcttgtgtcagtttgttttttatctgtgtttagTCCTGTCATCCAAGAACCACGTCATCAAGTATAAATTAAGTTTTTAGATTTTGATCTtccatttgagtgtttttttgttgcacttttgCTATAGATATTGATCCATGTGAGCGTTTCTTGTTGCACTTTTGCTATAGATATTGATCCATTTGAGCgttttttgttgtacttttgctATAGATATTGATCCATGTGAGCGTTTCTTGGTTGCACTTTTGCTATAGATATTGATCCATTTGAGCgttttttgttgtacttttgctATAGATATTGATTCATGTGGCGTTTCTTGTTGTACTTTTGCTTGTAtattgatacatttattttttgttgtacttttgctATAGATATTGTATTCTGCATGTGATGTGGCGTTTCTTGTTGTACTTTTGCTATAGATATTGATTCTGGCGTTTCTTGTTGTACTTTTGCTATAGATATTGATCCATTTGGCgttttttgttgtactttgCTATAGATATTGATTAATGTGGCgttttttgttgtactttttgcTATAGATATTGATCCATTTGGCgttttgttgtacttttgctATAGATATTGATTAATGTGAGCgttttttgttgtacttttgctATAGATATTGATCCATTTGAGCgttttttgttgtacttttgctATAGATATTGATCCATGTGAGCGTTTCTTGTTGTACTTTTGCTATAGATATTGATCCATTTGGCgttttgttgtacttttgctATAGATATTGATCCATGTGAGcattttgttgtacttttgctATAGATATTGATCCATTTGAGCgttttttgttgtacttttgctATAGATATTGATCCATTTAGCGTTTTTGTTGTACCTTTGCTATAGATATTGATTCATGTGGCGTTTCTTGTTGTACTTTTTGGTATAGATGTTGATCCATTTGGCGTTTTTGTTGTACTTTGCTATAGATATTGATCCATGTGGCGTTTCTTGTTGTACTTTTACTATAGATATTGATCCATGTGAGCgttttttgttgtacttttgctGTAGATATTGACCCTTGTGAGCgttttttgttgtacttttccTATAGATATTGATCCATGTGAGCGTTTTTTGTCGTACTTTTGCTATAGATTTTGATCCTCTTGTAAGGGTTTTTTGTCATACTTGCTGTGATTTTTGATCCATGTGGCGTTTTTGTCGTACTTTTGCTTATTGGTTTTGATCCTCCTTGtgagtgtttatttgttgtacttttgctATAGATATTGATCCATGTTAGcatttttgttgtactttttgcTATAGATATTGATCTATGTGGCGTTTCTTGTTGTACTTTTTGCTATAGATATTGATCCATGtgagctttttttgttgtacttttgctATAGATATTGATCCATGTGAGCGTTTCTTGTTGTACTTTTGCTGTAGATTTTGATCCTCTTGTGAGcgtttttgttgtacttttgctATAGATATTGATCCATTTGAGGCGTTTTTGTTGTACCTTTGCTATAGATATTGATTCATGTGAAGCGTTCTTGTTGTACTTTTTGGTATAGATATTGATCAATTTGGcgtttttgttgtacttttggTATAGATATTGATCAATTTGAGCgttttttgttgtacttttgctATAGATATTGATCCATGTGAGCGTTTCTTTTGTACTTTTGCTGTAGATATTGACCTTGTGGcgtttttgttgtacttttccTATAGATATTGATCCATGTGGCGTTTTTGGCCATTACTTTTGCTATAGATTTTGATCCTCTTGTAAGGGTTTTTTGTCATACTTTTGCTATTGATTTTGATCCATGTGAGCGTTTTTTGTCGTACTTTTGCTATTGATTTTGATCCTCCTTGtgagtgtttatttgttgtacttttgctATAGATATTGATCCATATTAGcattttgttgtactttttgcTATAGATATTGATCTATGTGAGCGTTTCTTGTTGTACTTTTGCTATAGATATTGATCCATGTGAGcatttttgttgtacttttgctATAGATATTGATCCATGTGAGCGTTTCTTGTTGTACTTTTGCTGTAGATTTTGATCCTCTTGTGAGcgtttttgtcatatttttgatATTGATTTTGATCCTCTTGTAAGTGTTTCTTGTTGTACTTTTGCTATAGATATTGATCCATGTGAGCATTTTTTGTCGTACTTTTGCTATAGATTTTTATCCTCTTGTGAGCGTTTTTTGTCGTACTTTTGATATTGATTTTGATCCTCTTGTGAGCGTTTTGTGTTGTACTTTTGATATTGATTTTGATCTTCTAGTGAGCATTTTGTGTTGTACTTTTGCTATTGCTCCTTCTTGTGAGCATTtatttgttgtacttttgctATAGATATTGATCCATGTGATCGTTTCTCTTGACCTACAGTCGACCTACAGTccatttagagcgtccaatttgaATTCTCCCCTGATTGTATGtttatgtaaacaaacagcatcAAACATGTTGTACATCTCTTTGTGTGAATGGAACCTTGTTACACTATGGTGGTTGTGGAATGAaaatatgtcaatattttaGTGCTAGTAATTCAACTTGCATCAACAACCAGAAATGGTGACATGACAGGAAAAAAGAGACTGAAGCATTTTCaaaacatcataaaaatgtttcatattaataaatatcGTTCTTTTTAAACCATTGTTTTAAGGCAGTTAAATGGtgtaagggggaaaaaagacactccacattttgtatatattttacattttatccTGATTTACAGTTAAGATCACAGGACACAATGGAACTTTTATTAACCTTTGAGTTAAAttaacacaaaccacatttctCATGTTTATTACATCCACATGCACCAATGTCAAACAGCCATATTCATATAGTTTGCTCTTGTTTCTTATAGTCAGTTTATTCAACATAATAATCTGAACATCAAATCTTTCAAAATGCCCATTAGAAGAGATTATTTATAGCAAAGTAAAGTAATAAGactttaaatgacacaaaaaagagacagagctgAAGTCTTCACTGCTTCACACTTGCGAAGACACATCCGTCTTCTGTTtcattcctttttcttttgggtCCGTTAGATTTTTTCACTCTTACAGAAGAATAATGGAGGTTTTCTTCACTTTTGCAACTCTggcaaacaaatgaataataaaaaaaaggaacatgtaaatgtaaaataattaacaGAAGTTGATGTAATGATATAGAGAGGATTTATTATGTTAACAAAACTGCTAAATACCTCTGCGTTGACTGggggagaagctgaaaatctTGCAGGACTTTCTGAAAAACAGTGGGATGATGTGTTTCTGTAAGGGTAATATTCACTAATTGCTAACTACATGTACAGACAGTCATATTTACCTGCATATTTGCAGCTCTTTCGTTTATGTAACATGTACAACAAGAAGGCCAGAAAAATGCTCATGGTGATGGTTAATGCCAAGGTGCTACTCAAGATATACACCAAGACATGAGCTACAAACAAAGAGTCAGATATTTTGACGGATGCTACAGAAgagcttttttaaatttgactttaattACAATTAAACAAGCTTTTTGTGTACGTTACTTACTGTCAGGTTTGGTCGCGTCTCCAAAGACGGTGTGTCCACATGTAGCGACAGCACAGTAGTAGATCCCAGCATGAGAGAGATTTAAGTTCTCCATCGACAGGCTGTAGACACAGGAGTGAGTTGGAGCATTGCACTGATCACTGTTGTTTCCATGGGTGTAAATGATTCCCTGGTGAGATTCTTGAGAGTTCTTGAACCAATAAACACGATGTCCTCCATCACACATCCCTGTCTGGACTGTGCAGCTGAGATTCACAGATCCTCCTGGCTGTATCTCCTCAGACGATGACTGTTGGACCAGAGCTCTGATGTTCAACCCTGAACCCTCCACACTCACAGTGTGGGCTTCTctaaattcaaatacaaagcgATAAGCGGATGCACAGAGGTAAATAGCTGAATCTGAAACATGTAAATCTGACACCCTCAAGAGAATTTTGCCATTTTCATGATCCAGTGTAAAACGGGAATTGTCCTTGCATTCATcagaaaaagtgtttgttttattagctGGGAAGAAGGTCACGATGAGCCTTGGTTTGTGTCCAAAGGTTTGCTTATACCAGAGAAGCGTTTGTACGTCCTTCTTATAGAAACACTGCAAAGTTATACTTTCACCAACATGCGCTGAAACAAAATGTCTCTGTTGACGACCAGATGAAGACAGATTGGTCATCCCAACTAaagtgacagaggagacaaagCACAAGCACAAGTAATGTAAGTAAGTACACGCCCCTGTTAGATATATAATATTAGAAACAATGACTCTTTGAGGGATTACACCACAAGAGGCACAAAAAGCTACTCACCCATTTTGCACAAGAACAACAATGTGAGACAGATAAGAATCTTTGTAGGTGTCATCGTGACTGAATATCTGTTCTGAGTGGAAAGAGTCTTGAGCTTTTCTCCGGCTTCACAGACATGACTTGTGTTTGATTGGCCAACGTGAAGTGACACTGTCCTGTAATAGAAACGTGGTCACATGCTCGTGGTCAGTTTTGTTTCGGAGGAGGTTTTACAGAATGAAAGACCCGTGGAGAACTGCTCTTCATCTTGACATGAAAGATTTAAAATACTAAAGAAAAGCCACACTGGTGTCACTACT
The nucleotide sequence above comes from Solea senegalensis isolate Sse05_10M linkage group LG3, IFAPA_SoseM_1, whole genome shotgun sequence. Encoded proteins:
- the LOC122766444 gene encoding uncharacterized protein LOC122766444; translation: MMTSPNFAILVVYLLLGKMAEMNHLVLSTTAHQDIGFISANVGDNVTLSCLFTRDDFKLHWYKQTLGQKPQLICVVQNTGKMHTFYNEFRQNPRVSLQTDAGLNHLNISDVQLSDSATYFCVSVRSVWFEFKEVITVSVEGSRWNLHPLVHQSESQRLQPGDSVTLNCTVHTGACAGGEHSVYWLKNSQEPHHGTIYTKGNRSDQCERKPNTQTHTCVYKLPMNSVNLSHAGTYYCAVAACGHILFGNGTKLDFKDEVNHDLLVYSAVSTLLSVLLAFSICIINKRNNSSSADSHAMRSQSSKTHTKTHQNEDALKRLVREADDTWTVCVYSVVIQ
- the LOC122766863 gene encoding M1-specific T cell receptor beta chain-like isoform X2 encodes the protein MTPTKILICLTLLFLCKMVGMTNLSSSGRQQRHFVSAHVGESITLQCFYKKDVQTLLWYKQTFGHKPRLIVTFFPANKTNTFSDECKDNSRFTLDHENGKILLRVSDLHVSDSAIYLCASAYRFVFEFREAHTVSVEGSGLNIRALVQQSSSEEIQPGGSVNLSCTVQTGMCDGGHRVYWFKNSQESHQGIIYTHGNNSDQCNAPTHSCVYSLSMENLNLSHAGIYYCAVATCGHTVFGDATKPDKSPARFSASPPVNAESCKSEENLHYSSVRVKKSNGPKRKRNETEDGCVFASVKQ
- the LOC122766863 gene encoding M1-specific T cell receptor beta chain-like isoform X1 → MTPTKILICLTLLFLCKMVGMTNLSSSGRQQRHFVSAHVGESITLQCFYKKDVQTLLWYKQTFGHKPRLIVTFFPANKTNTFSDECKDNSRFTLDHENGKILLRVSDLHVSDSAIYLCASAYRFVFEFREAHTVSVEGSGLNIRALVQQSSSEEIQPGGSVNLSCTVQTGMCDGGHRVYWFKNSQESHQGIIYTHGNNSDQCNAPTHSCVYSLSMENLNLSHAGIYYCAVATCGHTVFGDATKPDTHVLVYILSSTLALTITMSIFLAFLLYMLHKRKSCKYAESPARFSASPPVNAESCKSEENLHYSSVRVKKSNGPKRKRNETEDGCVFASVKQ